The Arachis hypogaea cultivar Tifrunner chromosome 14, arahy.Tifrunner.gnm2.J5K5, whole genome shotgun sequence genome has a segment encoding these proteins:
- the LOC112741968 gene encoding uncharacterized protein, translating into MVLHPPPHQHEQFILKSALYSRLLVLSLTITWRILASPYDSSAPLNLPCLTANHTHTHTLPQSQTLLLPKLASALENGIVWDSVYFVRIAQCGGYEYEQTYAFLPLLPISISFLSRFLSPIFAPFVGHRAVLAFSGYLICNVAFVFAALYLYRLSMIILKDPEIALRATILFCFNPASIFYSSIYSESLYALLSFAGLYYFVKGGNNLASLFFALSGCARSNGVLNAGYLCFQTMHRAYNAMFQQKRTALALGTVIAGALRSVFVFAPFVAFQAYGYYNMCKGRLPDELRPWCKARVPLLYNYIQSHYWGVGFLKYFQLKQLPNFLLASPVLSVALYSVVYYAKSRPENFFSLGFRTSIEEKSSGVVFLSDDFYRSKKAGNVDKSSVKAKENSNLTKRKKVTEGAVGEVHMAEPATRPGYFSACVLPFVLHLAFMAATAFFVMHVQVATRFLSSSPPVYWFSSYIMAHPTKYHRWGYVIWAYSAAYIFLGSLLFSNFYPFT; encoded by the exons ATGGTGCTTCATCCTCCTCCTCACCAACACGAACAATTCATACTCAAATCAGCACTATACTCCAGACTCCTGGTCTTGTCCCTAACCATCACATGGCGCATTCTAGCATCCCCTTACGACAGCTCCGCACCGTTGAACCTTCCCTGCCTCACCGCCAACCACACGCACACTCACACTCTTCCCCAATCCCAAACCCTATTACTCCCCAAACTCGCTTCCGCACTCGAAAATGGCATCGTTTGGGACTCCGTCTACTTCGTCCGCATCGCCCAGTGCGGCGGTTACGAGTACGAGCAGACCTACGCGTTCTTGCCGCTTCTCCCGATCTCCATTTCCTTCCTCTCTcgctttctctctccaattttcgccCCCTTTGTTGGACACAGAGCAGTTCTTGCTTTCTCCGGTTACCTAATCTGCAACGTCGCTTTTGTCTTCGCAGCTCTTTACTTGTACAG GCTTTCCATGATTATCTTGAAGGACCCTGAAATTGCATTACGGGCTACGATTTTGTTCTGCTTTAACCCAGCCTCAATTTTTTATTCATCAAT ATACTCAGAGAGTCTGTATGCCCTCCTTTCTTTCGCAGGGTTGTACTATTTCGTAAAGGGTGGGAATAATTTAGCCTCTCTCTTTTTCGCTCTCTCTGGCTGTGCAAGGTCTAATGGGGTGCTTAATGCTGGTTATCTCTGTTTTCAGACCATGCATCGGGCTTATAATGCTATGTTTCAGCAAAAGCGCACTGCT TTGGCATTGGGGACTGTTATTGCTGGAGCTTTACGTAGTGTGTTCGTTTTTGCTCCATTTGTAGCTTTCCAAGCTTATGGGTATTACAATATGTGTAAAGGACGGCTTCCTGATGAATTAAGGCCTTGGTGCAAGGCGAGGGTACCATTGCTTTATAATTACATACAAAGTCATTATTG GGGTGTAGGTTTCTTGAAATATTTTCAGTTGAAGCAGTTGCCTAACTTTCTTCTTGCATCGCCAGTACTGTCTGTGGCACTTTACTCTGTTGTCTATTATGCTAAATCAAGGCCTGAGAACTTCTTCTCACTGGGTTTTCGAACTTCTATTGAAGAGAAGAGCTCTGGAGTTGTGTTTTTGTCGGATGATTTTTATAGGTCCAAAAAAGCTGGCAATGTGGATAAATCTTCTGTTAAGGCCAAAG AAAATTCCAATCTTACTAAGAGAAAGAAGGTGACTGAAGGAGCTGTTGGTGAAGTTCACATGGCTGAGCCAGCAACTAGGCCAGGATACTTTTCTGCATGTGTACTCCCATTTGTATTGCACTTGGCATTCATGGCAGCCACAGCTTTCTTTGTCATGCATGTACAG GTCGCGACCCGGTTCCTGTCATCAAGCCCACCTGTTTATTGGTTTTCTTCGTACATAATGGCACATCCTACCAAATACCATAGATGGGGATATGTGATTTGGGCATACTCTGCTGCATATATTTTCCTTGGCAGTTTGCTGTTTTCAAACTTCTATCCTTTTACTTGA